CAGATAATACTTCTCGTACAACTCTTAATTTAAAACTTTCTTCATACATTATAAATCCTGTCATAAGTTTACTTTTTGTGTAAACCTATTTTAGGACAAGACAGGGTGACACCCTGAAGGGTGTCACCCTGTAATCACATCCATTTGACCATTATTAATTTATCCTCTCCCAAGTCATTAATTTTGTGTACTTTTGCAGCTCAAAATTTAAAATAATAATATGCTGACATTTAACGAATTGGGATTGTCGCCCAATTTACTCAAGGGCATCGACGCCCTCGGATTTACGAATCCAACCCCAATTCAGGAAAAAATAATACCTATCGTTTTCGAAACCGATAACGATATAGTAGGACTTGCTCAAACCGGCACGGGGAAAACTGCCGCATTCGGACTGCCTATCATCGAAGAGATTGACTTAAAAAACAAATCGGTGCAGTCCTTAATTTTAGCTCCTACACGCGAGCTTTGTATCCAAATTTCAAAAGATCTGGAAAATTATTCAAAATTCTTACCCGAAATAGAAATTGTACCTGTTTATGGCGGTGCAAGTATTGATCTGCAGGTTAGGGCACTTAAAAGAGGTGCTCAGATAGTTGTTGCTACTCCGGGTCGTATGCTTGATTTAATTAATCGTAAAGCTGCTAATCTCACCAATATAAAAATTGTTGTGCTCGACGAAGCCGACGAAATGCTGAACATGGGTTTTCGTGACGAATTAGATGGAATTCTGGAAAATACACCTAAAACAAAAAGAACCTTGCTGTTTTCGGCAACCATGCCCAATGAAGTTGCCCGTATCGCTAAAAACTACATGAACGAACCAATACAGATAACCGTTGGAAAACAAAATGCAGGCGCCGATAATGTACGTCACGTATATTACCAGGTACACGCGCGTAATCGTTATCTGGCCCTAAAACGTATTGCAGATATCAATCCTGATATTTATGGATTGGTTTTTTGCCGAACCCGAATGGAAACCAAGGAAGTTGCCGAAAAATTGATTAAAGACGGTTATAATGCCGATGCGCTGCATGGTGATCTTTCTCAAGCTCAGCGCGATCAGGTCATGGGACGTTTCAGGGAACGAACCTTACAAATGCTGGTTGCAACCGATGTTGCTGCCCGTGGAATAGATGTTAATGATATTACCCATGTATTGAATTATAATTTACCCGAAGAAAACGAAATATACACTCACAGAAGTGGACGAACAGGACGTGCAGGTAAATCAGGAGTCTCAATTGCCATTGTCAATTACCGTGAAATACATAAAATTCCTCACATCGAAAAACTAATTCAAAAGAAATTTGAAAGATTGCCGGTACCCAGCGGCCCTGAAATTTGCAACAAGCAACTCTTTAAATTAATTGACAAGATGGAAAATGTGGAAGTGGACGAGGTACAAATTGCCCCATTCATGGAAACCATTAATAAAAAACTGGAATGGTTAAGTAAAGAGCAGATTGTTCAACGATTTGTTTCACTTGAATTTACCCGTTTCCTCGAATACTATAAAAATGCACCCGATTTGAACGAGAAAGAAAATAGCAGAAGTGAGAGCCGAGGCAGCAGGGATGGTGGTGAGAGAAGATCAGGTGGAGAGCGAAGAGACAGGGGCGAACGTAGATCAGGCAGTGAAAGAAGAGAAGGAGGAGAAAGAAGATCAACCGGTGAGAGAAGAGAAGGTGGAGAAAGAAGGTCATTTCGTGAGCGGAAAGAAGGTACTGAAAGAAGATCAAGCATTGAAAGAAGAAAAGGTGCAGAAAGAAGAATTGGTAGTGATCGAAGAGACAGTCGAGATAAAAGGGATGAAGGTGGAAGTCGCGATCGATTCAAAAGCAAAAGCAAAGGTGGCTATTCCCGATTCTTCATTAATATCGGACGAAAAGATGGGATAGATCCTAAAAATATCATCGGCTTAATTAATGAGAATACTAAGGATCGTGATATTAAAGTAGGTGCCATCGACATCAAAGATAGCTTTTCATTTTTTGAAGTAGAAGAAAAGGCAAAAACAAAAATATTAAATTCTTTTCAAAACAGCAGATATAATGGCCGTCCTGTAAATGTTGAAGAAGCTGAAGAACTCGATCCAAGCAAACGTAAAAGAAAACGCAGTGAAGAATAAATGGTATTAACCCTCAGGGCAGAACCCTGAACCCTTGCTTTCGGAGTAGAACCCCGAGGAATTCAACCAAACTTCTCTTCCGCCGTAGCGAACGCGAAGGAGGATTAAAATTCGAAAATAAAACGTCGAATCCGTTTTTTTTCGAAGAATGATAGGTTTTTAAAATAGGCTAAACTTTAAAAAAGTTTAGCCTATTTTTGTTTTTTACATTATATTTGGGTTATACATGAATATCAAACATGAAAACAAACATTTTCTTCAATTCTCAAAAAAATAAGATCACCGGAATTACCATGTCAATTATCCTATTCATTTTATTATTGCTAAAGATAATTTTTTAGAGTTGCAATCAACTTTTGACAGATCCCTTTCTTTTTATGAATATTTATCTCTGATTTAGATCTTTTTTGCCCTTACAGGATTTTAAAAATAATTAAGGCATAAGCTATAAAACGAATAAATCTGAATAATGCCCATCCCAAATAACTCTTAAAACTGTAGTTTATCAGACCACTTGCCATGCTCACCAATGAATGTGGAATAGGCGTAATTGCTCCGATTACAATAAAAAAGCCACCCCATTTTCTAATTTTAATAATATGTTTCTCGATCTTCTGCTCGGTATAATTTTTAACCGAAGGAATTAGATATAGATATTTTCCTATAAAATAAGAGATGATTCCGGATAGATATGAAATAGTTGCCAAAATGAATATAAACAACCATGGTGTAGCCGACTTAGAACTCCAAGCAATAAAAATTTCAGGAGGCAACAATCCTAAAAGACTCTCAGAAAATAGAAAAACCGTAAAAATTATTTGAGGGGTATAGTTTGATACCAATGTATTTAGTAATACCTGAATATCGATAAAAAAATATTCAAGTGCTATGATAACCCCAACAAATATGAGAACAATCAAACCCGACTTATACGCAGTATCTTTTAAAAATTTATAAAATAGTGTTATTCGGTAATATCGATGCAAGGCCATCGCTTTTTGATATTTAGTCATTTTATAATAAGCTGTTAAAAATAATATTGATTAAATAGAATAATAGATAAGAATTTAAACTTGTTAAGTAATGCATGGATTTAAATCTGTGCAGATAACACTAAAAAAGTACAGAATTTTAACTAAATTTTGGCGGTTGCCAAACTATGCCTGAAGAATGATGAATTATTATAAATCTCTTTGTGATATATGACTGATACATTAATTCTGTAAAAGGGCAAATTCCTGAATTATTATTTATTTGATCATCATTTTCATTATCGATATCGGATTTAAACCCTGGATCCGGATTATCCGTAGTCTCCATCACTTCTATAAATGACAATGCTGTGTGATGGCTGATAAATGC
The genomic region above belongs to Bacteroidota bacterium and contains:
- a CDS encoding VTT domain-containing protein — translated: MALHRYYRITLFYKFLKDTAYKSGLIVLIFVGVIIALEYFFIDIQVLLNTLVSNYTPQIIFTVFLFSESLLGLLPPEIFIAWSSKSATPWLFIFILATISYLSGIISYFIGKYLYLIPSVKNYTEQKIEKHIIKIRKWGGFFIVIGAITPIPHSLVSMASGLINYSFKSYLGWALFRFIRFIAYALIIFKIL
- a CDS encoding DEAD/DEAH box helicase; protein product: MLTFNELGLSPNLLKGIDALGFTNPTPIQEKIIPIVFETDNDIVGLAQTGTGKTAAFGLPIIEEIDLKNKSVQSLILAPTRELCIQISKDLENYSKFLPEIEIVPVYGGASIDLQVRALKRGAQIVVATPGRMLDLINRKAANLTNIKIVVLDEADEMLNMGFRDELDGILENTPKTKRTLLFSATMPNEVARIAKNYMNEPIQITVGKQNAGADNVRHVYYQVHARNRYLALKRIADINPDIYGLVFCRTRMETKEVAEKLIKDGYNADALHGDLSQAQRDQVMGRFRERTLQMLVATDVAARGIDVNDITHVLNYNLPEENEIYTHRSGRTGRAGKSGVSIAIVNYREIHKIPHIEKLIQKKFERLPVPSGPEICNKQLFKLIDKMENVEVDEVQIAPFMETINKKLEWLSKEQIVQRFVSLEFTRFLEYYKNAPDLNEKENSRSESRGSRDGGERRSGGERRDRGERRSGSERREGGERRSTGERREGGERRSFRERKEGTERRSSIERRKGAERRIGSDRRDSRDKRDEGGSRDRFKSKSKGGYSRFFINIGRKDGIDPKNIIGLINENTKDRDIKVGAIDIKDSFSFFEVEEKAKTKILNSFQNSRYNGRPVNVEEAEELDPSKRKRKRSEE